The Aeromicrobium sp. Leaf245 genome includes a region encoding these proteins:
- a CDS encoding circularly permuted type 2 ATP-grasp protein, with the protein MFDADSLRNEYARVHSAFSQMGNEEIRSRAESLASAYLDQGVTFGVGGEERPFPLDIVPRIIEAADWAHVDTGVRQRVKALEAFLADVYGPGEVFTDGVVPRETVLTSPHYHRVVAGLEPPNGVRVHISGIDLIRDGDGRFRVLEDNCRVPSGVSYVMTNRPAMSAALPEVFADHRIRPVQQYSRNLLAALRASAPSGVSDPNVVVLTPGVYNSAYFEHTLLARTMGVELVEGRDLVCQQGRVSMRTTRGLEPVHVIYRRIDDEYLDPMQFVPESVLGVPGLVNAARAGNVTIANAVGNGVADDKLIYTYVPDLIRYYLGEDPILSNVDTWRLGDVDQREEVLDRLDELVLKPVDGSGGKGIVIGPAASAEELDELRGKIHADPRAWIAQPVVSLSTVPTLVDQGIRPRHVDLRPFAVNDGDDVYVLPGGLTRVALPEGELIVNSSRGGGSKDTWVLADPFTPADPKDTVDEDDDVPDKKPKRSAQTQTQDGQSQSQGGQSQIGGGA; encoded by the coding sequence ATGTTCGACGCCGACAGCCTGCGCAACGAGTACGCGCGGGTGCACTCCGCCTTCTCGCAGATGGGCAACGAGGAGATCCGCTCGAGGGCGGAGTCGCTCGCGTCGGCCTACCTCGACCAGGGCGTCACGTTCGGCGTCGGGGGCGAGGAGCGGCCGTTCCCGCTCGACATCGTCCCCCGGATCATCGAGGCGGCCGACTGGGCGCACGTCGACACGGGCGTGCGGCAGCGGGTCAAGGCCCTCGAGGCGTTCCTGGCCGACGTCTACGGCCCCGGCGAGGTGTTCACCGACGGCGTCGTCCCGCGCGAGACGGTGCTGACGTCGCCGCACTACCACCGCGTCGTGGCCGGGCTGGAGCCTCCCAACGGGGTGCGGGTGCACATCTCCGGCATCGACCTCATCCGCGACGGCGACGGCCGGTTCCGGGTGCTGGAGGACAACTGCCGCGTGCCGTCGGGCGTCTCGTACGTGATGACGAACCGGCCGGCCATGTCCGCCGCGCTGCCGGAGGTCTTCGCCGACCACCGCATCCGCCCGGTGCAGCAGTACTCGCGCAACCTGCTCGCCGCGCTGCGGGCGTCGGCACCGTCGGGCGTGAGCGACCCGAACGTCGTGGTGCTCACCCCGGGCGTCTACAACTCCGCCTACTTCGAGCACACCCTGCTCGCGCGCACGATGGGCGTCGAGCTGGTCGAGGGTCGCGACCTGGTCTGCCAGCAGGGCCGCGTGTCCATGCGCACCACCCGCGGCCTGGAGCCGGTGCACGTCATCTACCGGCGCATCGACGACGAGTACCTCGACCCCATGCAGTTCGTCCCCGAGTCGGTGCTCGGCGTCCCCGGTCTCGTGAACGCGGCCCGCGCGGGCAACGTGACGATCGCCAACGCCGTGGGCAACGGCGTGGCCGACGACAAGCTGATCTACACGTACGTCCCCGACCTCATCCGCTACTACCTGGGCGAGGACCCCATCCTCTCCAACGTCGACACCTGGCGCCTTGGCGACGTCGACCAGCGCGAGGAGGTCCTCGACCGGCTCGACGAGCTGGTCCTCAAGCCGGTGGACGGGTCCGGCGGCAAGGGCATCGTCATCGGTCCGGCGGCGTCGGCCGAGGAGCTCGACGAGCTGCGCGGCAAGATCCACGCGGACCCGCGTGCGTGGATCGCCCAGCCGGTCGTGTCGCTGTCCACCGTCCCGACGCTCGTGGACCAGGGCATCCGGCCCCGGCACGTCGACCTTCGTCCGTTCGCGGTCAACGACGGCGACGACGTGTACGTGCTGCCCGGCGGCCTCACGCGCGTGGCCCTGCCCGAGGGCGAGCTGATCGTGAACTCCTCGCGCGGCGGCGGCTCCAAGGACACGTGGGTGCTGGCCGACCCGTTCACGCCCGCCGACCCGAAGGACACGGTCGACGAGGACGACGACGTGCCGGACAAGAAGCCCAAGCGGTCCGCCCAGACGCAGACCCAGGACGGGCAGTCCCAGTCCCAGGGTGGCCAGTCCCAGATCGGTGGAGGTGCCTGA
- a CDS encoding alpha-E domain-containing protein, which yields MLSRIAESLFWIGRYLERADDTARILDVQLQVLVEDPAIDEAASCEQLLSVMGVEDYAGSINRWTILDLLAHNVDSPSSIAAAITAAREGARGARETLSTDIWASINTMWRGLPSARTKRPPDMFAWVRNRTAMINGIADGTMPRDEGWNFFVLGRSIERVDMTARLLSTAALASDTQVAWPTTLRACGAYEAFIRAYRGLEGDRQAAEFLLLDRWFPRSVVSALMEAERALSRLEARGQRSGFGDEAQRLLGRARTELEYRPLAEIVEAMPIEMERLQRTCGAASEAVSARYFSHSENHAWTGGVAL from the coding sequence ATGTTGAGTCGCATCGCCGAGTCGTTGTTCTGGATCGGCCGCTACCTCGAGCGCGCCGACGACACCGCGCGCATCCTCGACGTCCAGCTGCAGGTGCTGGTCGAGGACCCGGCCATCGACGAGGCCGCGTCGTGCGAGCAGCTGCTGAGCGTCATGGGCGTCGAGGACTACGCCGGGTCGATCAACCGGTGGACGATCCTCGACCTGCTGGCGCACAACGTCGACTCGCCGAGCTCGATCGCCGCGGCGATCACCGCCGCGCGCGAGGGCGCCCGAGGTGCGCGCGAGACGTTGTCGACCGACATCTGGGCCTCGATCAACACCATGTGGCGCGGGCTGCCGTCGGCACGCACGAAGCGTCCGCCGGACATGTTCGCGTGGGTGCGCAACCGCACGGCCATGATCAACGGCATCGCCGACGGCACCATGCCGCGCGACGAGGGCTGGAACTTCTTCGTGCTCGGCCGCAGCATCGAGCGGGTCGACATGACCGCTCGGCTGCTCTCGACCGCGGCGCTCGCGTCGGACACGCAGGTCGCGTGGCCGACGACGTTGCGCGCGTGCGGGGCCTACGAGGCGTTCATCCGGGCGTACCGCGGGCTCGAAGGCGACCGCCAGGCGGCGGAGTTCCTGCTGCTGGACCGCTGGTTCCCGCGGTCGGTGGTCTCGGCGCTCATGGAGGCCGAACGGGCGCTCAGCCGGCTCGAGGCGCGGGGCCAGCGGTCCGGGTTCGGCGACGAGGCGCAACGTCTGCTCGGTCGGGCGCGCACCGAGCTGGAGTACCGGCCCCTGGCCGAGATCGTCGAGGCGATGCCGATCGAGATGGAGCGGCTCCAGCGCACCTGCGGAGCGGCCAGCGAGGCGGTCTCGGCGCGGTACTTCTCGCACTCGGAGAACCACGCGTGGACGGGAGGGGTGGCGCTGTGA
- a CDS encoding YihY/virulence factor BrkB family protein, whose protein sequence is MSDDGGGPHEKPGIKERIAAASPFLAHVIRMLDHYGQRRGNLAAGGATYFGFLSFFPLLAVSFAVVGQLAEVYPDAQQDFVDALSGVLPGIVSVDPAPGRIALSDIASNAPAIYTIGLATALYAGLNWVSGLRDGLNQMLDLPTTEAGNIVKAKGTDLVTLVVLGLVLVASVSIGGLPVALGSTILDAVGLPGPLGAVLLTLLSVAVGVAVSTLLFWAIFRLLPKPDLLGAALWRGALFSAVGFELIKQFASLILRGASSVPVASLAIALTLVVWIYYFSRLVMYGVSWACTDEETLAEIAALEGAGLGEDGRDRVADDDGAWVEDDVVEVEPADVGYVRPLAVGFGLGALLGGLLGRSTRDD, encoded by the coding sequence ATGAGCGACGACGGGGGCGGACCGCACGAGAAGCCCGGCATCAAGGAGCGCATCGCCGCGGCGAGCCCGTTCCTGGCCCACGTGATCCGGATGCTCGACCACTACGGCCAGCGCCGCGGGAACCTGGCCGCCGGTGGCGCCACCTACTTCGGGTTCCTCAGCTTCTTCCCGCTCCTGGCGGTCTCGTTCGCGGTCGTCGGCCAGCTCGCCGAGGTCTACCCCGACGCCCAGCAGGACTTCGTCGACGCCCTCAGCGGGGTGCTGCCGGGGATCGTGTCGGTCGATCCCGCGCCCGGGCGCATCGCCCTGTCCGACATCGCCTCCAACGCCCCGGCCATCTACACGATCGGTCTGGCCACGGCGCTCTACGCGGGGCTCAACTGGGTCAGCGGACTGCGCGACGGCCTCAACCAGATGCTCGACCTGCCCACCACCGAGGCCGGCAACATCGTCAAGGCCAAGGGAACCGACCTCGTGACCCTCGTGGTCCTGGGGCTCGTGCTCGTGGCGTCGGTGTCGATCGGTGGTCTGCCGGTCGCGCTCGGGTCGACGATCCTCGACGCGGTCGGGCTGCCCGGGCCGCTCGGCGCCGTGCTGCTCACTCTGCTGTCGGTCGCGGTCGGCGTGGCGGTCAGCACCCTGCTGTTCTGGGCCATCTTCCGCCTGCTGCCGAAGCCCGACCTCCTGGGCGCCGCCCTCTGGCGCGGGGCACTGTTCTCGGCGGTCGGCTTCGAGCTGATCAAGCAGTTCGCCAGCCTGATCCTCCGTGGCGCCAGCTCGGTGCCCGTCGCGTCGCTCGCGATCGCGCTGACCCTGGTCGTGTGGATCTACTACTTCTCCCGGCTCGTGATGTACGGCGTCTCGTGGGCCTGCACCGATGAGGAGACCTTGGCCGAGATCGCTGCGCTGGAAGGCGCGGGCCTCGGCGAGGACGGGCGCGACCGGGTCGCCGACGACGACGGGGCGTGGGTCGAGGACGACGTGGTCGAGGTCGAGCCGGCCGACGTCGGCTACGTGCGGCCCCTGGCCGTCGGGTTCGGCCTGGGCGCCCTGCTCGGAGGCCTCCTCGGCCGGTCCACGCGCGACGACTGA
- a CDS encoding transglutaminase family protein gives MQLRIRHVTGFTYDEGAAASYNEARLTPLTTPDQFVLRSRIEVTPTAWSQEYRDYWGTVVTAFEVHEPHDALTVVATSTVESTPHPVDEPTVGWDALPAVADEWCEFLVLDDWVRPDVALESQLDGLRAGSATPGEYADAVFGLVHDHLRYLPGATVVSTTAAEAWQAGAGVCQDLAHVTVGALRRAGIPARYVSGYLHPASEPVVGETVQGESHAWIEYWDGDWRGYDPTNAVVPGERHVLVARGRDYSDSTPLRGIYSTQGESELFVSVEITRLR, from the coding sequence ATGCAGCTGCGCATCCGTCACGTCACCGGCTTCACGTACGACGAGGGCGCGGCGGCCTCCTACAACGAGGCGCGCCTGACGCCGCTGACGACGCCCGACCAGTTCGTGCTGCGCTCCCGCATCGAGGTCACCCCCACGGCGTGGTCGCAGGAGTACCGCGACTACTGGGGCACCGTGGTCACGGCGTTCGAGGTGCACGAGCCGCACGATGCGCTCACGGTGGTCGCGACGTCGACGGTCGAGAGCACCCCGCACCCGGTCGACGAGCCGACCGTGGGGTGGGACGCCCTGCCGGCCGTGGCCGACGAGTGGTGCGAGTTCCTGGTGCTCGACGACTGGGTCCGGCCCGACGTCGCCCTCGAGTCACAGCTCGACGGCCTGCGGGCCGGCTCGGCCACGCCGGGCGAGTACGCGGACGCGGTCTTCGGACTCGTGCACGACCACCTGCGCTACCTGCCGGGTGCGACCGTCGTGTCCACCACGGCCGCCGAGGCGTGGCAGGCCGGTGCGGGCGTCTGCCAGGACCTCGCGCACGTGACGGTCGGCGCACTGCGACGGGCGGGCATCCCGGCCCGGTACGTGTCGGGCTACCTGCACCCCGCGTCCGAGCCGGTCGTGGGCGAGACGGTGCAGGGCGAGTCGCACGCGTGGATCGAGTACTGGGACGGCGACTGGCGCGGCTACGACCCGACCAACGCCGTGGTGCCCGGAGAGCGGCACGTGCTCGTGGCCCGCGGACGCGACTACTCCGACAGCACCCCGCTGCGCGGCATCTACTCCACGCAGGGGGAGTCCGAGCTGTTCGTCTCGGTCGAGATCACGCGCCTGCGTTGA
- a CDS encoding alpha-E domain-containing protein, with amino-acid sequence MLSRIAESLFCIGRYLERADDPQREVAGGC; translated from the coding sequence ATGCTGAGCCGCATCGCCGAGTCGTTGTTCTGTATCGGCCGCTACCTCGAGCGCGCCGACGACCCCCAGCGAGAGGTGGCGGGCGGATGTTGA